The Limnospira fusiformis SAG 85.79 genomic interval GTTACTCTGTTGGGTTTCACCCAACCTACTTTTCTGGGTTTCAACCAACCTACTCTGTTGGGTTTCACCCAACCTACTTTTCTGCGTTTCAACCAAGTTACTATGGGGGTGAGATTAATACTTGATGTTGCGTTGACATCTAGTTTCACCCCCACCCTCAATTGTATCAGGGTTGTTAAATTACGTCCTTGCGTTTTTGCACGACTAATAACAAGCCAAACATCACCGCAATTAAACCTATCAAAATCCCCCAATATTTGCCGACATTCACATTAAACATGGAACCATAGTCCTGGAAAAAACGCTTAATGGTTCCTTCCGCTTCGCCTAAAGCACCCTCATATTTACCTCGCCATTCTCCATACTCATCCTGCCATTGTTGAATAGCTCTCTGGTACTCATTAACTCGGTCTTGATAGGCTTCTAAATCGGCTTGATATTGATCCATCTCATCCTCATAGTCCAGTTGCGCCTGAAAAGATGGGTTATCAGGTCTAGTAGGTTGTTGGGGAGGGTCGCCAGGAGATTCAGGACGGACGGGTTCTGGCTGGTCAACAGCGGGATTATACTTAGCTAAAATACCGGGAAAACTGCATTGACTAAATAGGCTAGTTCCTAAACAAATACAGTCCTGTTTTTGGGCATCAGTTAAGGCATCGCGTTCATCCTCATCTAACTGCCAACAGGGGTCTTCAGCTACATCTCGACCTACTCCAGTGATAGTAACAAAGGATTCAAACGGCCATTTGGTGAGGGTGAGATGATTAATAATGAGTCCTGGTAATCCCAAGGTGTTAATAGGTAGCATTCCTCCGCCAAAAGTAATTTGAGGAACCAAAAATATAATGGTCAATAAAGGGGCGATATTCTGATTAGGAGAAATAGCGGAAACCAATAATCCCATTACCATTCCTGCCATGGTAGCCAAAACTAAGGTTATGTACAAGGAACCATAAACGGAAAAGTCACCGGGAATCTGAACAGCTATCAGTTTAAACAATAGGAAAATTGCAGCTTGATATAAGGCGAATACTGAAGCTATACAAACCTTGGAAAGAATATAGGGAAGAATTTGTAAACCAATAGTCCTTTCCCGGCGGTAGATATCGGCTTCTTTGACAATATCGCGCATGGTGGCGATACTACCGACCATGACGGCGACTAAGGCGGTAACAAATAGCATGGTAATGACCTGCCCAAAATCGCCTTTGGTATCGTCAAACATATAGCGATTCCACGTAAACCAGTCCAGTATACCGAGAATAGGCGCGATCGCTAACATTAAGATTAAACTAGCTCGATCGCGCCTTAAAATTGACCAATTCCGATTCGATAAAATCAGAAACTGTCGCCAAGCGGAAACCCGTTTAATTGTCGCGCCGGGAACCTGTTGCGATCGCCTATTACCATTAGTTTCAGCCTGAACATTGCTGAGAGTATTTTGGCGTTTAACCACAAACCTTTGGTATTGGGAAGAGTTGAGATAATCCTGCTGCCAATCTTCAGGCGATCGCTCCCTTTCCACCTTATGATAAATTTGATTAAAGCGCTCAACCCCAAAATATTCCTGGGCTTCTTGAGGAGGGCCGAAATAAGCAATCCGACCCCCCGCACCTAAAAAGACTACTAAATCACACAGCATCACATTATCGGTAGCATGGGTAATCAAAATCACCGTCCTACCTTGGTCTGCCAGATTTCGCAGCAGATTCATAATATCAGCTTCTGTACCCGGATCTAAGCCAGAGGTTGCCTCATCCAAAAAGAATAAACTAGGCTTAGTCAACAATTCCACCCCAATAGATACCCGCTTGAGTTGACCGCCACTGAGGGCTTTAATCGGAACATCTTGACGGTGAGATAATCCCAAATCCTGGAGAACCTCATCAACCCGTTTCTGTCTTTCTGCTACAGTGGTATCAGCAGGCATTCGTAATTGGGCTGCATAATCCAAAGCCTGAGTCACAGTTAACTCAGTATGGACAATATCCTTTTGGGGAACATAACCAATTTCGGTGCGGTAGGCGTTATAGTTTTTGTACAAGTCAACCCCATTGACTAATACATGACCCCCCGTAGCTGGACGAAAGCCGTTTAGGGCATCAAGAAGGGTAGATTTACCGCCGCCACTAACCCCAGCCACTACCACAAATTCCCGCGCCTGTATCGATAGGGAAATATCATTGAGTAGGTTAACTTCTTTGGAAACCTGTTTATTTAAGCCTACCGCATCGAGGCGCAGATTACCTTCTTCGTTGACCTGTACTAGGGTCTCATCAATGTTTAAGGTGAACCGACAAGGACCGATGCGAATATTATCTCCCACCGCCAGGGAGCGATCGCCTGTAATTACTTTACCATTGACAAAGGTTCCATTGGTAGAGTTTAGGTCTGTTAACACAAAAGACCCGTTTTTCCGGGCAATTTGGGCATGGTGGCGAGACACGGAGGGATGATTAATGACTGTATGATTACTCCCATCGCGACCAATAGTAATTAGATCTTTTCCCCGTAACTCTAGGGTAAAACTTAGTACCGTGCCACTGCTCTGCCCTATAGTGTTATCAATCACTGTTTTTTCTGATCTGGCTGGGGCGGCGGCTTGGGTTGGGGCTACAGCCAGGGAACTAAAGCAAAAGGTTAGTTTAGTATCGCCTATTTGGATGGTGTCATTATTGGCTAAGGGTTGTGGCGTTTTGGGGGGAATTGTATCTGCGTTTAGCAGTGTGCCAATGGTACTGCCTAAATCCACAATTACATAGCGATCGCCTTCTAGTTTAATCTCGGCGTGATGCCGCGAAACACTCATATCTGTTAATACTACGGTGTTATCGGGGGCGCGACCAATGGAAGCTACCCCATTATCAATGAGTATTTCCGAAACAGATGTGCTGCTGTGAATTTTGAGTTGGGCATTGGTTGATGGTAAACTCATGCAATATCTCCATTAGCTGGGAAACTGACTAGCTGTTGTTGACTACCAGCTAATCTAAACGCATACCTTCCCTCAAACCTTAGCACAATCACAGTTCTCCGGCTCAAGCGCCCGGTCTTCTGGATTAGTAGACTGATACATTTACGCGACATTTATCCGGCTATTGCCTGACAATGCGACGATAGCACTATTACCCGTTAAGGTAACAGAGGCGGTATCCCGCAAAGCTTTTAGAAAGATTCCAAAAGCACCGTTCCAGTCCCTGGGTAGAGTGAACCCGCACTCAGGACATCGGAACACTTTTGAGCCACCTAGCTGGGAATGGACATGACCACAGTGAGTACAGGTTTTGCTGGTGTATTCTTCCGTCACATCTACAACTGTGGTTCCAGTTATTTCCCCTTGATGTCTCAGGGTTAGTTTGAATCTATAATGCGCCCATGTCAGCATGGCGCGGGCAGTCTTAGACCTGATTAGACGCTTCACCTTGGCAACCATATCGGAAGTCTCGAAGGTGGGCAAAAAAATTAGGCTGTAGTTGTGAGTCAAGTAGTGAGCAATTTGTTTGTGGGCTTCATCCACTAAATTCCGGATTTTAGTTCTCATTCGTTGAGCCGCTTGCCTCATCCGTCGCCTTCTTGAACGACAGGGTTCCTTGGCGATTCGGCTCATCAAATCATCCAAATGTTGACATAGCCTAGTAATGCGTCCTATATCCCCGGAGCCAAATTCCAGAAACCGAGAGCCATCAAACCCAGTTATGAAAGTTCGCACACCCGGGTCTAATGCAATTACGCCATTCGCTTCAGTTGGGGTAACGGCAACTGGTTCAGGGAAAATCGCCAACCATCGACCTTTGGTAAACACCAACTGAGTCCCTTGCCCGCAAGTTTTAGGGATGGGTTCGGAAACCATGAAAGTTAATCCTTTCGTGAGTCTTGGATACCAACTCCCTGAAGAGAAATTAGTATTATTGAACTTAATCCCTTGAGAGCTGTCACGACAACTTCTAAACCTGGCATCAGGACTGGCTGAAAAGGCGAGATAGGCATCAAAGATGGCATTTTGCCGAATGTGGCAGGGTGTTTCTTTGACCCATTCGGGTAAGTCACTCTGCATCACTTTATTGCGTAACTTTAACTTGCTTAGTCGTTTACCACTCCGGGATAATGCAATTGCTTGGTTGTAGCAATACCGACAAGCAGCCAGCCATTTACGCCAGACTTGATTTAGCTCCGGGCTGGGGTAAATCCGGATCTTCTTTGACCTGAGTTTTGTATTTACTCCGTCCGTATAATCTGGAGCTAAAGCAGTGGAGGAGGGCGAGGATGTCCTCAACCATTTCTGGTTCTGGACTGAGACTTGTCTCGTTGAGAACCATGAGTGAGCAACTGTTTTGCTCACAGAGCCATCGAAACAAGTCAAATCCCCATATTGCCAATCAGTCTTTGTGGGCAACGACAACCATGCCGACATCTCCTGACAAATGATGTCCCAGTAAGGCCAGCATTTTCTTTCCCTTGAAGTTGAGCCCGCCTCCGATTTCTGAGACGACTTCTGCTTCGGGGTAGAGGTTGGACAGTGCGGCCACCTGTCGGTTGAGGTCTGACTGCTGGGCGCGGCTACTAACTCTGGCATAGATAACGACTTTGCGTTTGTCACTGCCTGATTTGGCAGTATATCACTCAACGTTGTATCGTCGTTGCCCAGCGGGGGTTCTGATGGTGTCGATTGAGCCATTGTCGTCCCATCTGCGGAGTGTTCTTTCATGGACTCCAAGGATTTGGGCGGCTTCCTTGGGTTTGACATATCTGGCAATAGGTTTATCCTCAACTCTTCTCGCTTATTAGACCCTATTGCCCTAAAATATTAACCTAATTTGAGATTAAATCATGCTCCAATGGCGATACCTTGGTCTAACCTGCTCTATAAAACTTAAACAAAACCCGACATAGCCGGATCTTGATGTTTATTTCTGGCTTCGTCCGGGACTGTCGGCAGCACCCCGTCCACAAGTGTAATCGTCGGAACCAGGCGATTTTTCTAAATTTATACTGGCGTTCAAATCTCTATCAATCTTCAGGCCACAGTTCTGACATTCAAAAGTCCGACGGACTAGGGGCATTTTTTGACGATAACCGCAATTAGAACACAGTTGACTGGATGGATAAAATCTATCGGCAATAATCAACTTTGAACCATAACGTTCTGCCTTGTAACCGAGTTGACGACGGAACTCATAAAATGAAGCATCAGCGATAGAACCCGCCAAACCATGATTTTTCAGCATACCTGACACATTCAAATCTTCAATGACTACTTGGCTGTGGTTCTTAGCCAAGAAAGTAGTTATTTTATGAATCGTGTCCCGCCGAATGTTTGCTACTCTTTGATGTAGCTTTTGAACTTTTAAGAGACATTTGGCCCAATTTTTCGAGCCTTTGACTTTGCGACTTAAATGACGTTGTAATCGAGCTAGTTTTTTGGTGGCTGCTTTATAAGCCTTGGGATTAGAGAATTGGGTCCCATCGGAGCAAGTCGCCAAATTGTTAATTCCTAGGTCTACCCCGATTCTCTCTCGGAATTTCGGTGTGATTTCTGGTGTGATTTCTACGAAAAAGCTCATATACCAGTCCCCTGCTTGGCGCGTTAGGGTGACTTTCTTAACCCAACTTTCGGGTAGACCCTCAAATGTAGAAACCCAGCCCACAAAAGGCAGCTTATGGCGAGTTCCTGACAACTTGAATGGTTTGCCGCCATTGTCAAGGGTAAAGCTATCATGGTGGCCTTTCTTCTTAAATTTAGGATAACTGCTTATTCCTTTGAAGAAGCGCTTAAAGGCGTCGCCTAAATTAATGAAGGCATATTGATAAACTCTAGAAGACAATTCGGACATCCAAGGATATTGAGGTTTCACATAATTCGTAAAAACCTTTTTGATGGAGTTGACGTTAGGCTTGAGTCCCTCTTCATAAGCTGACATCCATAAGTGTAATCCCCAATTGAACACAAATCGAGCATACCCCGCGTGTTTGGTCATCAAGGTAGCTTGACAGTCATTGAGTTTTAGTTTTGTCCGGAAAGCTTTGTAAGGGTTATGGTCGAAAGGGAAGTCGCCTTCCCCAACTCCACTTCCAAACCGTACTTGAGACTTTCACCTCATACGGCTCCTAATGTAGATACCCTTTTTGTCACTAGGAACAGGGTTACGAACCCCCGCTTTATGATTCCAACTTTGGGAGCTTGGCATACAACTCGTAGTCTTTAAACTCGCTCTCGTCATATTACTCCTACTTGTCGCAGTCTCCATATCTACACCGTGACTAGTGGGCATATCCTAATCATTACAATTAGGCATTGGCTTTCAGTCACATCCTTTCCCCTCAATGGTATACGCTTACACTTTTCACTACTCCTTGTGAGTAATATTGCTCACTTTTTTGATAAGGAGAACCAATGAGGAGTTTAAACGTTCCGTTTATATGGGCATTCCATCTTTAGACTTGTCCTCTCCACCGGGGTACTTAAAAAGGTCTGTGTAGGTGTTTTATGCAAAACCCTACTTTTCCCCTTGCTCTTTTGAGCGCAGCGTGGCAACCTATTACGCTGCTAAATCATTACGATGGTTCAAGCCAGACATTCGGTTTCCCTAGTCATGGATGGTTGGCAGTGGTCGCATTTGGTAGTAGGTTCTACCTCACGCCTTCCGTTCCCCGCTTCAATCCCAGAATCGTGTATCCTGAAATTGGGGGTGGCTATCGCCTTTACTCTCTACTCCCTGATTTCTCAGTTTGTTTATGACCTTGAGTCCCCTGCCTTGCTCAGATTTCTCCAAGCGTCGGGACATATAAACAGTTATGGGATGGTCAGGATACGAGTCCCTTATATTCCACCAAGGGGTGGAAGTCCCACTAGGAGGCTATTTCGGGCATTGCATCCCTATTTCACTCCTAAACGTCTCGCACGCATGATTGGATTTTACCATGAATCCGACTTGATGAGTATGTCGTCAGGGAAATTTGGCATGGTCTGGGGTTTGACCGTATATTCATTATTGAGTTGCGAATCTTTTGGGGTATTGTACCTTATTGTCCTAAGATGTAAAGCAAATCTTGGATTAAATTCTGGCTCTGTCTAACCTCCCTCAAGGCTAACATCACAAAAAAAGCGATCGCCCTTCGCTCAATTTTACAGCGATCGCTAGGTTTATGAAAAACAACCAGTTACTTCTATTATAATACCAACATCAACACAAGTCAACAATTCTTTCCCATTTAGCTGTAATTAAACTCGGTCTGATGCTCATTGAAACAAATGCCTTTACCAACTGGTTTATTAAATGCTGCTACTGTAAAAATTCAAGACTGAACAAGCTGTAATTAATGTTATAGGGAGGAACGCTATCAAAATTATTTAATCCCCGCGAGGATGATTAAACACCAAGGCTAGACCAATTTAACAGGGGGTTCTGTAAAAATAATGGGAATTTTGATAAAGATTGTGTAAAATGATAGCATCCTAATCTAGGCTCGTAACTGCGACCCGTGGGGACTAAGTTAACCCAGATTAGTGGTCAGGGAATTTGCATCAACGGTTGGGAAACCCATCAGCAACCTCTAGGAACTCTAGTTATGTCTGAACCGCTGATTTCTGCGATCATTTGTACCCATAATCGAGCCAACTACTTAGGGGCGGCGATCGATAGCTTGCTAGACCAGGAATTTGATGAGTTTGAGGTGATAGTGGTAGATAATGCTTCGAGCGATCGCACCCGTGAAATAGTCGAAAGCAAACTCGATCACCCTAAACTCGGTTATGTCTACGAGCCGATCACAGGTCTGTCCGTCGCCCGCAATACCGGAGCCAAAACCGCCCAGGCTCAAATTTTAGCTTACCTAGACGATGATGCCGTCGCTAGTCGCCAATGGCTAAGGGTACTCTACAGAGCGTATCAAGACAACCATAAACTAGCCGTAGCAGGAGGTCGCGTTACCTTAATTTGGCCAGAAGGCATCACCCCACCCCCATGGCTATCCCCCGGTTTAGCCGAAAACTTAGGAGCATATAACCTGGGAGATGATATCCTTTATATCACTAATCCCGGCTTAACCCCCAGAGGACTAAACTACTCTATCCGCCGCACCTTTCTTGACCAAATTGGAGGCTTTGACCCTAATCTAGGTAGAGTGGGAAAACGGCTGCTTTCTAACGAAGAACTGGTGATGACAGAAGAAGCTCTCAACCGAGGCTGGGAGGTGGCTTATATTCCCGATGCTTTGGTGGCTCATAATGTCGCTCCGGAAAGAGTTAAGCGCAGTTGGTTCATGGAGAGAGGCTGGTGGCAGGGAATTAGTGAGTGTTACCGTGAACAACTGTCAGGACGCGCCAACTGGGGACAATTAGGGCGGGGCGGCGAGAATATGGTCAGAGGACTTTACAAATCCCTAAAGTATTTTAACGATCCAGCTACCCGATTTGATAATTTGGTTTATGCTTATGGTCAAATTGGCTATTTAGGAGCGGCGATCGCTGGTTTGTTAAACATCAACAACACAGCCACCAAACCCAAAACATGAGAAATCACCTATCTTAATGGTCTACTTATCAACATTGTGTTATGAGCATTACTGCATCCAAAATTCCCGTTTCCGTGCTAATTCCTGCCAAAAATGAACAGGAAAACCTCCCCGCTTGTCTAGCTAGTGTGGCTGTGGCTGATGAAATTTTGGTGGTCGATTCTCAAAGTAGCGATCGCACTGTGGAAATTTCCGAGAGTCTGGGAGCTAAAGTTGTACAATTCCACTTCAATGGTCAATGGCCGAAAAAGAAAAACTGGTCCTTAGAAAACCTCCCCTTTCGTAATGAATGGGTGCTAATTGTGGACTGTGACGAACGCATCACCCCCGAATCTTGGCAAGAAATTGCCCAAAAAATCCAAGACCCGGAATATTCTGGCTATTACATTAATCGTCGGGTATTCTTCCTGGGGAAATGGATTCGCCACGGCGGTAAATATCCCGACTGGAACCTGCGTCTATTCAAGCATAAACTAGGTCGCTACGAAAATCTAAACACGGAGAATGTCCGCAATACCGGAGATAACGAAGTACACGAGCACGTAGTTATCTCGGAAGGAAAAGTCGGTTATCTTCAAGAAGATATGCTTCATGAGGATTTCCGGGATTTGTTCCACTGGATAGAACGCCATAACCGTTATTCTAACTGGGAAGCACGGGTTTACTACAATATCCTCACGGGTCAGGACGATAGTAAAACCATTGGGGCTGATTTATTTGGAGATGCAGTCCAGCGGAAACGCTTTTTAAAAACTATTTGGGTCCGACTGCCCTTTAAGCCTCTGTTGCGATTTATCCTATTCTATATTATCCAACTGGGTTTTTTGGATGGTCGCGCTGGCTATATTTATGGCCGACTATTGAGCCAATATGAATATCAAATTGGGGTGAAACTGTACGAATTGCGTCAATTTGGTGGTCAGTTGAATGTGGCTAAAACCACCACAAACACGGTCACGCCTCAGTCTGTACCTCAAACAGTGGAAAAATGACGAAAACCGACACATCGACAGAAGCCTGGGTTGATCTGCGAAAGTATGATCAATCTGGGTTTGACCGGGGGAAGCCAGGATGGTTTATTTTGCTGTGGTGGCTGGTTCAGGCGATCGCCTTTCCCCTCACTCCTCACCCGTTTAATAACATTCGCTGTGGGATTTTGCGACTGTTTGGGGCCAAAATTGGTCAAGGGGTAATTATTCGACCTACCGCTAGGTTTACTTACCCCTGGAAAGTGGCGATCGGTGATTATAGTTGGATTGGTGATGATGTGGTACTTTATAGCCTAGACCGTATCGAAATCGGTGAGCATTGCGTGATTTCTCAAAAGTCCTATTTGTGTACCGGAAGCCACGATATCCATGACCCCGCTTTTGGTCTACAAACCGCCTCAATCGCGATCGCCCCTGGGGTGTGGGTGGCTACAGATTGCTTTATCGGACCGGGTGTGGCGATCGGTGCTAATACAGTTGTCGGCGCTAGATCCAGCGTCTTCAGTGACCTACCAGCAGCCCAAATTTGCTTAGGAACCCCCTGTCGTCCCCATTCCCCCCGAAATCTCATAATTAACAATTAATAATTAATAATTAATAATTAATAATTATGGGGGCGGGTTCTGTTAGTTGATCGCCTTCCCACCCCACCATATTAATAAACCCGATCCAACTCGGGGCTGCTGTTATTCATTCATAGTCTTATAGGTCGATACTGCGGAAGGTGAACTGCGGTTGAGGTAGCGGAAAATCCAATACTTAAATACCGCATCTAATATAACCGGAAAAGTTGCAATAAAGAGAAAGTTAAAATCTCGACTTTCTGCTACTCCTAAATTTCTAGCCACACTTTCCATAATTACCTCCCATAATAATTAATAATTAATAATTATGGGGGCGGGTTCTGTTAGTTGATCGCCTTCCCACCCCACCATATTAATAAACCCGATCCAACTCGGGGCTGCTGTTATTCATTCATAGTCTTATAGGTCGATACTGCGGAAGGTGAACTGCGGTTGAGGTAGCGGAAAATCCAATACTTAAATACCGCATCTAATATAACCGGAAAAGTTGCAATAAAGAGAAAGTTAAAATCTCGACTTTCTGCTACTCCTAAATTTCTAGCCACACTTTCCATAATTACCTCCCATAATAATTAATAATTAATAATTATGGGGGCGGGTTCTGTTAGTTGATCGCCTTCCCACCCCACCATATTAATAAACCCGATCCAACTCGGGGCTGCTGTTATTCATTCATAGTCTTATAGGTCGATACTGCGGAAGGTGAACTGCGGTTGAGGTAGCGGAAAATCCAATACTTAAATACCGCATCTAATATAACCGGAAAAGTTGCAATAAAGAGAAAGTTAAAATCTCGACTTTCTGCTACTCCTAAATTTCTAGCCACACTTTCCATAATTACCTCCCATAATAATTAATAATTAATAATTATGGGGGCGGGTTCTGTTAGTTGATCGCCTTCCCACCCCACCATATTAATAAACCCGATCCAACTCGGGGCTGCTGTTATTCATTCATAGTCTTATAGGTCGATACTGCGGAAGGTGAACTGCGGTTGAGGTAGCGGAAAATCCAATACTTAAATACCGCATCTAATATAACCGGAAAAGTTGCAATAAAGAGAAAGTTAAAATCTCGACTTTCTGCTACTCCTAAATTTCTAGCCACACTTTCCATAATTACCTCCCATAATAATTAATAATTAATAATTATGGGGGCGGGTTCTGTTAGTTGATCGCCTTCCCACCCCACCATATTAATAAACCCGATCCAACTCGGGGCTGCTGTTATTCATTCATAGTCTTATAGGTCGATACTGCGGAAGGTGAACTGCGGTTGAGGTAGCGGAAAATCCAATACTTAAATACCGCATCTAATATAACCGGAAATGTTGCAATAAACAGAAAGTTAAAATCTCGACTTTCTGCTACTCCTAAATTTCTAGCCACACTTTCCATAATTACCTCCCATAATAATTAATAATTAATAATTATGGGGGCGGGTTCTGTTAGTTGATCGCCTTCCCACCCCACCATATTAATAAACCCGATCCAACTCGGGGCTGCTGTTATTCATTCATAGTCTTATAGGTCGATACTGTGGAAGGTGAACTGCGGTTGAGGTAGCGGAAAATCCAATACTTAAATACCGCATCTAATATAACCGGAAAAGTTGCAATAAAGAGAAAGTTAAAATCTCGACTTTCTGCTACTCCTAAATTTCTAGCCACACTTTCCATAATTACCTCCCATAATAATTAATAATTAATAATTATGGGGGCGGGTTCTGTTAGTTGATCGCCTTCCCACCCCACCATATTAATAAACCCGATCCAACTCGGGGCTGCTGTTATTCATTCATAGTCTTATAGGTCGATACTGCGGAAGGTGAACTGCGGTTGAGGTAGCGGAAAATCCAATACTTAAATACCGCATCTAATATAACCGGAAAAGTTGCAATAAAGAGAAAGTTAAAATCTCGACTTTCTGCTACTCCTAAATTTCTAGCCACACTTTCCATAATTACCTCCCATAATAATTAATAATTAATAATTATGGGGGCGGGTTCTGTTAGTTGATCGCCTTCCCACCCCACCATATTAATAAACCCGATCCAACTCGGGGCTGCTGTTATTCATTCATAGTCTTATAGGTCGATACTGCGGAAGGTGAACTGCGGTTGAGGTAGCGGAAAATCCAATACTTAAATACCGCATCTAATATAACCGGAAAAGTTGCAATAAAGAGAAAGTTAAAATCTCGACTTTCTGCTACTCCTAAATTTCTAGCCACACTTTCCATAATTACCTCCCATAATAATTAATAATTAATAATTATGGGGGCGGGTTCTGTTAGTTGATCGCCTTCCCACCCCACCATATTAATAAACCCGATCCAACTCGGGTCTGCTGTTATTCATTCATAGTCTTATAGGTCGATACTGCGGAAGGTGAACTGCGGTTGAGGTAGCGGAAAATCCAATACTTAAATACCGCATCTAATATAACCGGAAAAGTTGCAATAAAGAGAAAGTTAAAATCTCGACTTTCTGCTACTCCTAAATTTCTAGCCACACTTTCCATAATTACCTCCCATAATAATTAATAATTAATAATTATGGGGGCGGGTTCTGTTAGTTGATCGCCTTCCCACCCCACCATATTAATAAACCCGATCCAACTCGGGGCTGCTGTTATTCATTCATAGTCTTATAGGTCGATACTGCGGAAGGTGAACTGCGGTTGAGGTAGCGGAAAATCCAATACTTAAATACCGCATCTAATATAACCGGAAATGTTGCAATAAACAGAAAGTTAAAATCTCGACTTTCTGCTACTCCGAAATGTCTAGCCACACTTTCCAGAATTACCTCCCAACCGTGGGGGGAGTGGAAACCTACGAACATATCAGTTAACAAAATAATGATAAATGCCTTGGCGCTATCACTGAGACCATAAATTATATCCCCCATAAATGATTTCAAAACTTGCACTTCTTGCTTGTTGTTAGACAAAATTAACACAAACGTAAACACTGATATAATATCAGCAAAAATGTTTTTAATAGCATTAGAACTTAATGTGCGATATTCCTCGGCAATTTTGATGGCTTTGGCTTGGGTTCTTTCCTCCAACTCTTCCTCGGTTAATTCTGGTATGAAACCCACCATCATCTCAAACTTTAACCTGGCCTCATATCTCTCGATTTCCATCAATGCTTCTTCTTCCATGTCAACATTCATAAATATGGGCGTGTTTTCATTTACCCAAAATCTATCGACCAAGGGACCAACCACAAAGTTTTTCGACAATTGCTGAGTCAGAAGCGGCACTAAAATCAAAATGAGAATAAATCTAATTGCAATAATAGTTTTAACTTTCGATTTCCGATAATCTTTAATGACCTGTTCTTCTGACTCTGGGTTAAGTTCCCGTTTAATGCGAGTCACAGTTCTGAGCAAAGTTCGAGGTAGAAAGCTAGTGCCGGAGTTTTCAGATTGGAGGTTATCTTTAAGATTATTATCCGCTTTGGGGGGAGAAATAGGGATATCTGAACTGAGAATAGACTTAGACTTTTGGGGAAGCGAAACCAGTCCATTTTCTGGATCGTTAGGTATCAGAGAACGGCTTTCTAAGTCCTCAAGTTTTACCAGTGCTTTAGA includes:
- a CDS encoding FHA domain-containing protein, giving the protein MSLPSTNAQLKIHSSTSVSEILIDNGVASIGRAPDNTVVLTDMSVSRHHAEIKLEGDRYVIVDLGSTIGTLLNADTIPPKTPQPLANNDTIQIGDTKLTFCFSSLAVAPTQAAAPARSEKTVIDNTIGQSSGTVLSFTLELRGKDLITIGRDGSNHTVINHPSVSRHHAQIARKNGSFVLTDLNSTNGTFVNGKVITGDRSLAVGDNIRIGPCRFTLNIDETLVQVNEEGNLRLDAVGLNKQVSKEVNLLNDISLSIQAREFVVVAGVSGGGKSTLLDALNGFRPATGGHVLVNGVDLYKNYNAYRTEIGYVPQKDIVHTELTVTQALDYAAQLRMPADTTVAERQKRVDEVLQDLGLSHRQDVPIKALSGGQLKRVSIGVELLTKPSLFFLDEATSGLDPGTEADIMNLLRNLADQGRTVILITHATDNVMLCDLVVFLGAGGRIAYFGPPQEAQEYFGVERFNQIYHKVERERSPEDWQQDYLNSSQYQRFVVKRQNTLSNVQAETNGNRRSQQVPGATIKRVSAWRQFLILSNRNWSILRRDRASLILMLAIAPILGILDWFTWNRYMFDDTKGDFGQVITMLFVTALVAVMVGSIATMRDIVKEADIYRRERTIGLQILPYILSKVCIASVFALYQAAIFLLFKLIAVQIPGDFSVYGSLYITLVLATMAGMVMGLLVSAISPNQNIAPLLTIIFLVPQITFGGGMLPINTLGLPGLIINHLTLTKWPFESFVTITGVGRDVAEDPCWQLDEDERDALTDAQKQDCICLGTSLFSQCSFPGILAKYNPAVDQPEPVRPESPGDPPQQPTRPDNPSFQAQLDYEDEMDQYQADLEAYQDRVNEYQRAIQQWQDEYGEWRGKYEGALGEAEGTIKRFFQDYGSMFNVNVGKYWGILIGLIAVMFGLLLVVQKRKDVI
- a CDS encoding RNA-guided endonuclease InsQ/TnpB family protein, which codes for MRIYPSPELNQVWRKWLAACRYCYNQAIALSRSGKRLSKLKLRNKVMQSDLPEWVKETPCHIRQNAIFDAYLAFSASPDARFRSCRDSSQGIKFNNTNFSSGSWYPRLTKGLTFMVSEPIPKTCGQGTQLVFTKGRWLAIFPEPVAVTPTEANGVIALDPGVRTFITGFDGSRFLEFGSGDIGRITRLCQHLDDLMSRIAKEPCRSRRRRMRQAAQRMRTKIRNLVDEAHKQIAHYLTHNYSLIFLPTFETSDMVAKVKRLIRSKTARAMLTWAHYRFKLTLRHQGEITGTTVVDVTEEYTSKTCTHCGHVHSQLGGSKVFRCPECGFTLPRDWNGAFGIFLKALRDTASVTLTGNSAIVALSGNSRINVA
- a CDS encoding RNA-guided endonuclease InsQ/TnpB family protein — translated: MTKHAGYARFVFNWGLHLWMSAYEEGLKPNVNSIKKVFTNYVKPQYPWMSELSSRVYQYAFINLGDAFKRFFKGISSYPKFKKKGHHDSFTLDNGGKPFKLSGTRHKLPFVGWVSTFEGLPESWVKKVTLTRQAGDWYMSFFVEITPEITPKFRERIGVDLGINNLATCSDGTQFSNPKAYKAATKKLARLQRHLSRKVKGSKNWAKCLLKVQKLHQRVANIRRDTIHKITTFLAKNHSQVVIEDLNVSGMLKNHGLAGSIADASFYEFRRQLGYKAERYGSKLIIADRFYPSSQLCSNCGYRQKMPLVRRTFECQNCGLKIDRDLNASINLEKSPGSDDYTCGRGAADSPGRSQK
- a CDS encoding glycosyltransferase; its protein translation is MSEPLISAIICTHNRANYLGAAIDSLLDQEFDEFEVIVVDNASSDRTREIVESKLDHPKLGYVYEPITGLSVARNTGAKTAQAQILAYLDDDAVASRQWLRVLYRAYQDNHKLAVAGGRVTLIWPEGITPPPWLSPGLAENLGAYNLGDDILYITNPGLTPRGLNYSIRRTFLDQIGGFDPNLGRVGKRLLSNEELVMTEEALNRGWEVAYIPDALVAHNVAPERVKRSWFMERGWWQGISECYREQLSGRANWGQLGRGGENMVRGLYKSLKYFNDPATRFDNLVYAYGQIGYLGAAIAGLLNINNTATKPKT